A single region of the Saprospiraceae bacterium genome encodes:
- a CDS encoding SusD/RagB family nutrient-binding outer membrane lipoprotein, giving the protein MKNIRYYSLIAVMLMAGACADFGDINIDPNNPSNVSTSALLTSALRSIPSVVSNTQPGEYVQLYSQKQYTSSSNYQTINFSYDGFYSGPLTDLQEIIRLNNDPALAPNQIKNGANKDQIAVAQILQSYYFLYITDSWGPIPYSEALKGKENFKPAFDDQQVVYNGLFQTLTEASNTLNGASGSVSGDVLFGGDLNQWRLFANSLRMVMALRLSDADATKGKSEFAAAMSAGVLTSNAQNVIFTHLSDENNDNFWEDRFETRRDWTVAKPLVDYLNETSDPRVTVYADPALSTGTYVGMPYGLTEAEAGSIPSNDVSFFGSSLRQKTSPTYVLTYSQILFCMSEAAHLGWITGGAAAAEQFYQDAIKASWEQWGVFDQAAYDTFIAQDAIKWVGGEEIKRIHLQKWVSLFTNGQEAWSEWRRSDFPVLTPSPNPINPVSTGIPVRNGYPTTEPTLNGANYDAVLAKIGKDNIDVRVWWDTK; this is encoded by the coding sequence ATGAAAAATATAAGATATTATTCACTCATTGCTGTCATGCTCATGGCTGGGGCATGCGCAGATTTCGGAGATATTAACATTGATCCTAATAACCCTTCTAATGTTAGCACAAGTGCTTTGTTAACTTCTGCCTTGCGGAGCATACCCAGTGTCGTGTCGAATACACAGCCTGGGGAATACGTTCAGCTCTATTCACAAAAGCAGTATACCAGTAGTTCGAACTATCAGACCATCAATTTTAGTTATGATGGATTCTATTCTGGACCATTGACTGACCTACAGGAAATTATCCGACTAAACAATGACCCTGCGTTGGCTCCCAATCAAATCAAAAATGGTGCTAACAAGGATCAAATTGCTGTAGCTCAAATCCTACAAAGCTACTATTTCCTGTATATTACCGATAGCTGGGGCCCCATCCCCTATTCTGAGGCTTTAAAGGGTAAAGAAAATTTCAAACCCGCTTTTGACGACCAGCAAGTCGTTTATAATGGGTTATTCCAAACCTTAACCGAAGCTTCCAATACCCTAAATGGTGCTTCTGGATCGGTTTCTGGTGACGTTTTGTTTGGCGGCGACCTCAATCAATGGCGATTATTTGCCAATTCTCTTAGAATGGTCATGGCTTTGCGGCTTTCGGATGCTGATGCCACAAAAGGTAAAAGTGAATTCGCTGCCGCAATGAGTGCTGGTGTGTTGACCAGTAATGCACAAAATGTGATATTCACACACCTTTCAGATGAGAATAATGACAACTTCTGGGAAGATCGTTTTGAAACCCGCCGGGACTGGACTGTGGCCAAGCCTTTAGTGGATTATCTAAATGAGACCAGCGATCCCCGGGTGACAGTCTATGCAGATCCTGCGCTTAGTACTGGCACTTATGTAGGTATGCCTTACGGCCTTACCGAGGCTGAAGCAGGTAGCATCCCAAGTAACGATGTCTCCTTTTTCGGATCCTCTTTACGTCAGAAAACTTCCCCTACTTATGTTCTCACTTATTCCCAAATACTCTTCTGTATGTCAGAGGCTGCTCATTTGGGCTGGATAACTGGCGGTGCTGCTGCGGCCGAACAATTTTACCAAGATGCAATCAAAGCCTCCTGGGAGCAATGGGGCGTTTTTGACCAAGCTGCTTATGACACTTTTATTGCTCAAGATGCCATAAAATGGGTCGGAGGAGAGGAAATCAAACGCATCCACCTGCAAAAATGGGTTTCCCTTTTCACGAATGGTCAGGAAGCCTGGTCGGAGTGGAGAAGATCGGATTTTCCAGTTTTGACTCCTTCTCCTAATCCTATTAATCCAGTGTCTACCGGCATTCCGGTACGTAATGGGTACCCTACAACAGAACCTACTTTGAATGGTGCTAACTACGATGCTGTTCTTGCAAAAATAGGTAAGGACAATATTGACGTTCGCGTTTGGTGGGATACTAAGTAG